The Noviherbaspirillum saxi genome includes a window with the following:
- the recA gene encoding recombinase RecA — translation MDEKKAAQNPEKSKALAAALAQIEKQFGKGSVMRMVDGAVAEEVQVVSTGSLGLDIALGVGGLPRGRVVEIYGPESSGKTTLTLQAIAEMQKLGGTCAFIDAEHALDVVYAQKLGVNLSELLISQPDTGEQALEICDALVRSGSVDLVVVDSVAALTPRAEIEGDMGDSLPGLQARLMSQALRKLTGSINRTNTLVIFINQIRMKIGVMFGNPETTTGGNALKFYASVRLDIRRTGSIKSGDEVIGNETKVKVVKNKVAPPFREAHFDILYGEGTSREGEILDLGSEAKIVEKSGAWYSYNGERIGQGKDNARNYLKEHPELAREIENKVRASLGVRELPPTAAETATASDSE, via the coding sequence ATGGACGAAAAGAAAGCAGCGCAAAATCCCGAAAAAAGCAAGGCTCTTGCGGCAGCGCTTGCGCAGATTGAAAAGCAGTTTGGCAAGGGCTCCGTGATGCGCATGGTGGACGGCGCCGTTGCGGAAGAAGTGCAGGTGGTTTCGACGGGCTCGCTCGGTCTCGATATCGCACTCGGCGTTGGCGGCCTGCCACGTGGCCGTGTCGTTGAAATCTATGGTCCGGAATCTTCCGGTAAAACAACGCTGACCCTGCAGGCAATTGCAGAGATGCAGAAACTTGGCGGCACCTGTGCCTTTATCGATGCCGAACATGCGCTGGACGTGGTGTATGCCCAAAAACTGGGTGTCAATCTCTCTGAGTTGCTGATCTCTCAGCCTGACACAGGCGAGCAGGCGTTGGAAATCTGCGATGCGCTGGTGCGCTCCGGTAGCGTCGACCTGGTTGTTGTCGACTCGGTAGCGGCATTGACGCCACGTGCGGAAATCGAAGGCGACATGGGCGATTCCCTGCCTGGCTTGCAAGCGCGACTGATGTCCCAGGCGCTGCGTAAATTGACAGGCAGCATCAACCGTACCAATACCCTCGTTATCTTCATCAACCAGATTCGTATGAAGATCGGTGTGATGTTCGGTAATCCGGAAACGACGACCGGCGGCAATGCGCTGAAGTTTTACGCCTCCGTGCGTCTGGATATCCGCCGCACCGGTTCCATCAAGTCGGGCGACGAAGTCATTGGTAACGAAACCAAGGTGAAGGTAGTCAAGAACAAAGTCGCTCCGCCGTTCAGGGAAGCGCATTTTGACATTCTGTACGGAGAAGGTACTTCCCGTGAAGGCGAGATCCTGGATCTGGGCTCTGAAGCAAAGATCGTCGAAAAATCGGGCGCCTGGTACAGCTATAACGGCGAACGGATTGGGCAAGGCAAGGACAATGCACGCAACTACCTGAAAGAGCACCCGGAACTGGCTCGCGAAATTGAAAATAAGGTACGTGCATCGCTGGGCGTTCGGGAATTGCCCCCAACTGCAGCCGAAACTGCTACCGCATCAGACTCCGAGTAA
- the recX gene encoding recombination regulator RecX produces the protein MAKLQMSLKARALKYLSAREHSRLELGRKLARYAQDGDDIEALLDWLETSKFLSQTRFSESLIHRRVARFGNSRILSELQMHGIAGDALGDIKASLSQDEASRAREVWSKRFKQAPADAVERAKQMRFLQQRGFSNAAIQAAMRAAEEDADTL, from the coding sequence ATGGCAAAATTGCAAATGAGCCTGAAGGCGCGGGCTCTGAAGTATTTATCCGCACGTGAACACAGCCGACTGGAACTAGGCCGCAAGCTGGCGCGCTATGCGCAGGATGGCGACGACATCGAAGCTTTGCTCGATTGGCTTGAAACATCCAAATTTCTATCCCAAACACGTTTTTCCGAATCGCTGATTCATCGTCGCGTAGCGCGCTTCGGGAATTCCCGTATCTTGTCCGAGCTCCAAATGCATGGCATTGCCGGCGATGCGCTTGGAGATATCAAAGCCAGCCTTTCGCAAGATGAGGCTTCCCGTGCGCGCGAAGTGTGGAGCAAGCGTTTCAAACAAGCGCCAGCCGATGCGGTCGAGCGTGCAAAGCAAATGCGCTTTCTGCAGCAACGTGGTTTTTCCAATGCTGCGATTCAGGCGGCCATGCGTGCCGCTGAAGAAGATGCAGACACGCTATAA